Below is a genomic region from uncultured Erythrobacter sp..
ACTTGGTTGCGCTGTAAACGCTCATTCCGGTGCCGCCGGTGATACCCGCCGCGCTCGCAGTGTTGATCAGAGCCGATCCGGGCGCGGTTTTCTGCAAGTATGGATAGACCGCCTGCGCACCGTAGAGCACGCCGCGCAGATTGATGTCGAGGCAGCGGTCGATCTCCTCGACCTCCAATTCGGCCAATGCGCCGCCAGTGCCGATCCCGGCATTGTTGAACATCACATCGATCCGCCCGCCTGCTGCTGTGGCAGCGGCTTCGAGAGCAACGTCCCACGCCTTGCGGTCGCGCACGTCGAGTTGATGCGAATATTTGAACCCGCCGCCGATCAGGCCGAGCGTGTCTTCCATCCCCTGAACATTGACGTCGGCCACGGTGACGAACCAGTTGCGTTCGCCGAAATAGCGCGCAACCGCCCGGCCAATGCCCGACGCACCTCCGGTAATGAAGATGTGACGGCGTGGCTGTGCGCCTGATCCAGACATAGGAGGGTCCCTCTTCCCGTTTTTGTTTGAAACGGGTTTAGTGCGGGGAGGCTAGGCTGCCAACCCCTTCACATGCGCTTCGCCTTCGACGATCTCGGCTGTCGATGCGCTGACCACGTCGCCAATCGATTCCGCGCGCGAATTAAGGCATTCGGCGAGGAAATTTTCGGTGATCGCGAAGAAGGAGATTGAATTGACCGGCCTTGCGAATCCGTGCCCTTCGTCGGGGTAAAGCACGTAAGTGACGGGGATGTTGGCCGACTTCATCGCGCCGACGATCTGGTCGCTTTCGGACTGCTTCACGCGCGGATCATTGGCGCCTTGTCCGATCAGCAGCGGCTTGATGATCTGGTCGGCTTTGTAAAGCGGGCTTGCGGCCTTGAGCATCGCGAGCCCTTCCTCTGTGTTCGGATTGCCCATCCGTTCGTGGAAGATTTTCACCATCGGCGCCCAGTAGGGCGGGATGGTTTCCAGCAGCGTTTCGAGGTTGGACGGACCGACAATATCGACCCCGCAGGCAAAGACTTCGGGTGTGAAGGCAAGGCCCGCCAGCGTCGCATAGCCGCCATAGCTGCCGCCCATGATGGCGACCTTGTCCTTGTCGGCAATACCTTGTGCGACTGCCCAGTTCACGGCGTCGATCAAATCGTCATGCATCGCCAGGCCCCATTGATGGTTGCTGGCATTGATGAAGCCTTTGCCGAAACCGGTGGAACCGCGATAATTGACCGACAGCACTGTAAGCCCGCGATTGGCGAGCATCTGGTGGACCGGATTGTAGCCATAGGAGTCGCGCGCCCACGGCCCGCCATGGACCAGCAGCACCATCGGTCCCGGCACGCCCTCCTCGCTTCCCGCAGCACGGGTCAGATAGGACGGCAGGGTCAGCCCGTCGCGGCTGGTGATCTCAACGCACTCCATCGGCTGGAGCGGTGCGTCCGCAAGCTCTGGCCGCGTGACGTAGAACGGGCTGAGCGTCTGCGCTTTTCGGTCATAGATATGGGCGGCAATCGGCGCGGTGCCCGGATCGTTCCACACGATCCACAGGTCATCCGCATCGGTCCGGCTCATCACCCCGTATTCGCCGTCAAACTGCGCGCCCAGCCAATCGAGCGAAGCGCCGATTTCAGGGTCAATGGCGGTCCACTCGGTCTTGAGATAGGTTGCCGAATAGGCCTGCACTTCGCCGGTCTGGTGGTGGCGCATCGTGCTACCGATATCTGCCTTGGCATTCTCCGCGATCAGAGTGCGTTCGCCGCTTTCGGTGTCTTGCGCGTAGAGCGCCGCAGTGTCGCGGCCCCGGCTGTCGAGCCAGTAGAGCACCGAGCCATCGACCGTATAGCCTGCGGGCGAGGTCGTCATCGCGTCTTCCATCGCAGTGCTCTCGAACGGCTCGTCCTCGACCACATTGTCCGTCACACGGTAATAGTCGGTCCCACCATCCTCGTTCTGCGCCATCGCCATGCGCAGCGTCAGCGTGTCATCGGCCATGAAACCGGCATAGGCGTTGTTCTCGTAAACCAGCGTCAGCGCGCCGCTCGCCAGATCGAGCAGATGCACATCGTGCCATTGCGGATCGCGGTTGTTGAGGCCGACCAGAACCTCACGCTTGTTGGTTTCCGAAGAGCCGACAATTTGCACCCGAGTGTTCTCAAACGGGGTGAGGCAGACCTCTTCGCCGCTGGCGATATCGATGCGGTAGAGCAGGAAATTCTCGTCCCCGCCTTTGTCCTGAATATAGCCGACCCCGCTTGCGTCGGGCGTCCAGAAATGTTCGCGGATCGGGCGGTCGGTTGAGTGTGTGACCGGCTTGGCGTCGTCAGGAACGGCGAGCGGCGCGACCCAGATATTCATTACGTCATCATGCGGCGCGAGCCAGCTGAGCCATTTGCCATCAGGGCTGATCTTACCCTGCGCACGGGACGGATTGCCGAACAGATCATCGCGCGGGATGAGAGGAATAGTGTCGAGCGCGGTATTGTGGGCAGTCATGGTCTCTCCGGTTTATCTTGAGAGCCTCATCTATGCATGGCGGTAGCGATTGCCACCCCTCTGCTCGATCAAAAGCCTAGAGCGCCGGATTGGCGTAGAAGTGCCAGGTGAAGATTGCCATCGCGCCTCTGTGCGGAGACCAGCGTTCGCCCAATTCGCGGCATTCTTTCTCCTTGGGACGCTCGGCGAGGTCGAGCAGGCGTTTGACGCCCTCCTGAACTGCCAGATCTCCCGCAGGCCACATATCTTTGCGCCCTTCGGCGAAGAGAAGGTAGATTTCGGCGGACCAGCGCCCGATCCCCTTGATCCGGGTGAGCTCCTCGATTGCCTCTTCATCATCAGCCGGCAGGTTGTCGAAATCCAGATCGCCGGAATCAACAAGCTCGCATAGCGACCGCGCATAACCCTGTTTCTGGCGCGACAAGCCGCAGGCGCGCAGCGTATCGAAATCACGTTCGAGTACGCAGGCCGGGGTAAATTCCTCGCCAACTTCGGCAATGAACTTGTTCCACATCGAAGCCGCTGCCGCGACGGACACTTGCTGACCTACTATCGTGCGCAGCAGCGTCTTGTAGCCGCGATCGCGCAGGCGCGGCTCGGGATAGCCGATCCGCGCCAGCTGCTCGCCAACCCGCGGATCCTTGCTCGCCAGCGCATCCATCTCGGCGCGAATTATTTCGGCTGTCAGACCCACTCTTCATTCCTCTAGGTTGCCAATGGCAATTGAAACACCTAGCTGAACCCCGAGAATTTCCAACAGGGCCGTCTTGCGGCCAATCGAATCTAAGAAGGACTGATAAGCCCATGCCCAAGCTGGTGGTCACCAATCGTGAAGGCGAAACGAGCGAAATCGAGGTCGAAGACGGCCTGACGGTGATGGAAGCCATTCGTGACAATGGCTTTGATGAATTGCTCGCTCTGTGCGGCGGGTGCTGCTCTTGCGCGACCTGTCATGTATTTGTCGAAGCTGGCGACAAGACGCTGCCGGAAATGAGCGAAGACGAGGACGACCTGCTCGAATCTTCGGACCATCGCGGCGAAGGCTCGCGGCTTTCTTGCCAGATCCCGCTCACCGCAGAGCTGGACGGCCTGAAAGTCACTATCGCGCCTGAAGATTAATCTTGTTTGCGAGCGCGGCGCCATGGTCCTAACTCGCTTCTCATGAATATCACTCAACCCTTCGGCGACACGCTCGCTTTGATCGGGAACACCCCGCTTGTGCGCCTTGCCGGGCCGAGCGACGCGGCAGGCTGCGACATTTGGGGAAAGTGCGAATTCGCCAATCCCGGCTCTTCGGTAAAGGACCGCGCCGCGCTCTACATGATCCGCGATGCCGAAGCGCGCGGGGAATTGAAAGCCGGCGGCACAGTGATCGAAGGCACGGCGGGCAATACCGGCATCGGGATCGCGCTGGTTGCCAATGCGCTGGGCTACAAGACGATCATCGTCATGCCCGACAACCAGTCGCAGGAAAAGATGGACACGCTGCGCGCGCTTGGTGCGCAGCTCGAACTCGTCCCGCCGACCAAATATGCCGATCCGTGCCACTTCCAGCATGTCTCTCGCCGCATGGCTGAGGAGACGGAAGGCGCTGTCTGGGCAGGCCAATTCGACAACACAGCCAATCGCCGCGCGCACATCGAAGGCACCGCGAAAGAACTGTGGGAGCAGATGGGCGGCAAGGTCGACGGCTTCACCTGCGCGGCGGGCACCGGCGGGACGATTGCTGGCGTCGGCATGGGGCTTAAAGAAAAGAACCCCGATGTGCGTATCGCTTTGACCGATCCGCATGGCGCGGCGCTCTACAATTACTACGCCCATGGCGAGCTGAAGGGTGAAGGCTCTTCGGTTGCCGAAGGCATCGGGCAGGGGCGGATAACCGCCAATCTCGAAGGCGCACCAATCGACACGCAGTTCCGCATTTCCGATAAGGAAGGGCTGGTCTGGGTCGAAAAGCTGCTGCGCGAAGAAGGGCTGTGTCTCGGCCTTTCCTCCGGCATCAATGTTGCCGGAGCAATCGCACTGGGCAAGCAGCTGGTCGCCGAAGGACACGAGAACGCGCAGGTCGCCACGATTCTGTGCGACACCGGTTTCCGTTATCTGTCGACGCTGTTCAATGCCGAATGGCTGGCATCGAAGAACCTGCCGGTGTTCGGCTGGCTTGTACAAAGCGATTAATCGACAAGCCAGTTTCGCCGCGCTAGGTCAGTGCGCATGAAAGGCGGAAAATTCACACGGCGTCTGGCCAACCGGAGCGGAACCGAAGAGGGCGAAGCCACGCCTGAAGGTGCACCGCTTGGCGGAACCAAGACCGAGGCGGCGCAGCGCTTGCAAGTCGGACTGGCCGGGCTTGGCTCGATGGTTCTGCTGATCGGGCTGGCGAGTGTGCTTGGCAGTCAGGCGGACCTGACTGAGGAGCTCGCGGTGCCCGACGCTGCGCCAACGACCGAACCCACTGACGCCGCCCCGCAGCGCGATCCGCTCGCCGATGCCGGGATCGTGCCGGAAATCCCGACTGAACAGACAGCGGAGCCGGAAGAAGGACGCGTGGACGACTTGCCCAATCCGGTGGTCGAGGATGCGCAGGCCCCGAGCGGCGATGCTGACCAGAACTAGGCGCTGGTTGCCTGCGATTGCTTCGTTACTCGCGCTCGCGGCGTGCAAGGCAGAGCTCGCAGATCAGATCGAAGAACCAGCGGCGGCTCCTTCAGAAACGCTTGGCCTGATGACCAGTCTGCCGCTCTATTGGCCTTTGGGGGCAGACTTTGCCGCGATCGCCAATGGCACTGCCGAAGTGCCTTGGCAGCGCGGTGTGCTGGAGCGCGGCTACGAACTGGTCTTGCTCGACACGCTCTCACCCATTCCCGGCCTGACCCCCGACGCGCCTGAAAGCGATCCGCTGGCTGCAATTGAGCACCTGGCAGTGATCCAGCCGCGCGGGCTTTCACCGGCTGACAATGTGGCGCTGGATGATTGGGTGCGTGATGGCGGACAGCTATTGCTGGTGCTCGATCCGCAGCTGACAGGCGATTACGACCTGGCTTTGGGCGATCCGCGACGTCCCGCGGACACCGCGCTGGTTGCTCCGGTCGTGACGCGCTGGGGTCTCGATATCGACTTTCCGCTTGAGGCTGCGCTTGATGACAGTCTGCATGAACTGCCTCTCGGGTCCGGCACGCTCACGGCCGAGCGGGCTGGCCGGATTGAAATTGTGAACGCTGATGCGGCTGATTGTGAGCTGTTTGCGAACAATGTGGTTGCGCGTTGCTCGATCGGCGAAGGCTTTGTCACACTTGTGGCCGATGCCGCTGTTTTCGAACACCAATCTCTGGCCGGAGCGCAAGGCGAGGCGATCGCAAATCTGCTCCGGTTTGCCTTTCCCTGACCGGCAATCGAGAAAATTGCGGGAAAGGGTAGTTTCCGCAAGGGACTCGGGCGGGAATCTTGCGGGATATTCGCCAGATTCGCATGAAATGATACGGAATCTTATGTGAGGCGGGATGCAGTGCATCCGTTTTTGCACATGATGTTGCAGGTAGAAAATACGGTAAATCAATAATTTACCGTTTATTCCCGTGATTTTCCTAGAAAAACCCTAGCCACCCCGCTGCAAGAGCGATATTACCACCTTCCATCAAACATGCCGGTTTGCCCCGCGTCGCCCATTTGGGTCGGCGCGCTGCTCCCGCTCGCGCGGGTGTGGCGGCGCAGAAGTCATGCATTTGCATGAGCTTTCGCGGGCAATCGCGCGGTTTGGTTGAGGTCAATTGGTCAGCGGGGTGCTGACCCAAGGGGAAGGGGATACGGCGCGTGCCAGCGGCGGGAGCATATAATGGACAGGCCTATTCGCCGATTGGCGATAAGGGCCGTTTTGTCCTGCCCCCGGCATTCCGCAAAGAGGTCAAAGAGGCCTCTGGCGGGAGCAAAGTGCTGTGCCTTGTCGCCCATGAACGGTTCGACTGCCTGATCGGCTTTGGCCTCTCGCGCATCGACAAATTGAACGCCCAGCTCGACCGCGAGGAAGAGCGCGCGATCCGCCTCCAGCTTAATGATTTCGACCGCGACGTGCGCGCCGGTCAGTTGTTCCAGTTCGAACAGATCCCCTTCGATGATAGCGGGCGCTTTGTGATGCCAGATCACTTGAAGGAGCTCGGCAAGGTCGAGGACGGGCTCTATTTTCAGGGCGCGGGCGATTTCTTCTTTGTGTGGAACCCCGAAGAGCTCTCGCAAATGGATTCCGCCTGGAAGGGCGCGCAGGCGACCTGCAAGCGGCTGGTCGCAGAAGCTGAAGCCAAGGCCAAATCAAAGGGAGCGAAGAAATGATCGCTCCTCATATCCCTGTGCTGCTCGACGAAGTTGTCGCGGCCATCGGTCCGAAATCCGGCATGGCGATCATCGATGCGACGTTCGGCGCGGGTGGTTATTCGCGCGCGCTGCTTGAGCGCGGGGCGCGGATTTACGGATTTGACCGCGATCCCAATGCGATTCGCGACGGCGCAGGTCTGGTGACCGAATTTGAGGGCAGGCTCTCGCTGCACGCCGAACGTTTCTCTGCCATGCGCGAAGAGATGGCGCGGATCGGCGTGCCTCAGGTCGATGCGGTCGTGATGGATATCGGCGTTTCCTCGATGCAGCTCGACCAAGGCGAGCGCGGATTTGCGTTCTCCAATGATGGCCCGCTCGACATGCGGATGAGTCAGGAAGGCGAAAGCGCCGCCGACTTCCTCAATTCCGCCGACGAGGCCGCAATTGCCGACGTGCTGTATCATTATGGCGAAGAGCGTCAGTCGCGCCGCGTTGCCCGCGCAATTGTCGCGGCGCGCCCGCTAGAGACCACCGGCGATCTTGCCCGCGTGGTTCGCCGCGCGCTGGGGCACAAGCCGCATGACAAGAAAGACCCTGCGACCCGTAGCTTCCAGGCGGTTCGCATCCATGTGAATGATGAGCTGGGCGAGCTGCGCGCTGGCCTGAATGCTGCCGAAATGCTGCTGCGCGAAGGCGGCGTCTTGGCGGTGGTGAGCTTCCACAGCCTCGAAGACCGGATCGTCAAACGCTTTCTCAAAGAGGCAAGCGGGGCGGGGCGCGCAGTATCGCGCCATCTGCCCGGCGAAGTGCCCGGACCCGCGCCGACTTTCACCAAAGTATCCAAGGCGATCCGGCCCTCAGACGCTGAAATCGACCGCAACCCGCGTTCACGCTCCTCCATTCTTCGCCACGCCATCCGCACCTCCGCTCCAGCTCACGAAAGGGAATTGTCATGATCGTCACCGGTTCGCGCATTCGCCAGATCGGCTGGGTCGCAGTGATGGCGGCGTGCATCGCGATGTTCGCGGTCTTGAGCTTCAACGTGCATGCGGTGAAGAGCGAAGTGCTGCTCGCCGAGCGTGAGATCATTGCGCTCGAACGCGAAACATTGATGCTGGAAACCGAGTTCCAGACCCGCGCGAGCCAGCGCCAACTGGCCGAATGGAACGCGGTCGAGCTTGGCTACAAGGCCCCGCGCGCGGACCAGTATCTCGAAAACGAACGCCAGCTCGCCAGCCTTGGCTTGCCCGCCGGACCGGATGCGCCTGCGCCTATCCGCGTGGCTGCGGTCGATCTCGCCAGCGCTGATGCGCCCCGGCGCGAAATGGTCTCCCCGATTTCGGGAGATGCCGTGACGCTGGCCTCGGTCAGCTCCAGCGAAGACGCCGGCGCGGTCTTCACCGATGCCTTTGGCGACTTTCTGATCGAAGCCTCTCCGATCCGCGCAGCCAGCGCTCAGACGGGAAGCGGTATGGCAGCGGATGTGGCGCTGTTGACAAGCGAGGCGGGCGAATGACAGCCTTTGCCCTCGATGCAGGGCTTGATCCAACTTTCGAAACTGACACCGGCCCTGCGCTGAAGCGGCAGCCGCGCCCGGCGGTCCCCGCTGGCTGCGTGCAGGCGGTGCATATGCGCTACAGCCTGCTGGTCACTGCGCGGATGCGGCTGCTGATTATCATCGCCATTTTCGCATTGGTCGCAGGGCTTGCCGTGATGCGGATCGGCTATCTTGGCGTGGTCGGCGCGCCTAAGGGCCAGACCACGCTCGAAGAAGCTTTGCTGCCCCCGCGCGGCGAGATCACTGACCGCAATGGCACCCCGCTTGCGCGCACCTTCCCCGCCTATGCGCTGTGGTTCAACCCGCGCGCGATGGAGGATGATGGATCGCCGCTGGTGGGTGAGCCAGTTGAAGTGGCCGCGCGCCTGAAGACAATCTTCCCCGATCTTGATGTCGAGCGCACAGTGCGCGTGCTGACCTCTGAGCGCGGCGGCTACATCCTTCGCCGCGTCCTGCCCGAAGACGCCAACCGCGTGTTCGAACTGGGCGAAGTCGCTCTAGAACTGCCGCGCGAATATGACCGGCACTATCCGCAAGGCTCACTCGGCGCGCATATTCTTGGCTATGTGATGGAAGGCGATAACCGCCAGCTGGTCGGTCATTTGGGCATGGAGAAAGTGCTCGACACGCAATTGTCCGACCCGTTGACACGGGCAGAGCCGGTGGCTCTCTCGATTGATCTGCGCGTGCAGGGCGCGCTTGAGGATGAACTCGGGCGCGGCATGCTGGCGACGCAGGCCAAGGGGGCGGCGGGCATCGTGATTGACGTCGATACCGGCGAGATCATGGCGATGGCCTCGCTGCCCGCCTTTGACCCCAACCTGTCTAGCGCGCAGCATTCGCCGAACATTTACAACCGCGCGACCAATGCGACCTATGAACTGGGCTCGACCTTCAAGCCGCTCACTATCGCTGCTGCGATCGACGCGGGCGTGGTGCGCGACCTGAGCGCGCAGTGGGACGCGACCCCCATCGAAATCGCAGGACGGCGGTTGGCCGAACCCAAGGATCTGGGTCAATCGATCAATGTCGCCGAAGCGCTCGCCTATTCCTCCAACACCGTAACCATGCGGATCGCCGACGAGTTGGGCGAGGCGCGTCTGCGTCAGGTGATGATCGACCTAGGCATGAAGGCGCCGCCGCAGATTGAACTTGGCGCGCGCGGAATGCCGCAATGGGCGCAGGAACGGCCCAATGGCACATGGTCGCGCCTTACCAATATGACCGTGAGCTATGGCCACGGCATCGCGGTTACGCCGCTGCACCTTGCGAGCGCCTATGCCGCGATGGTCAATGGCGGGATCTATCGCCCAGCAACCTTGCGCCGGGTCGAGCCGGGAGCAGCACCGCGCGGGACGCGGGTGTTCAAGGCTTCGACCTCCTCGCGCATGCGCCAGCTGATGCGGATGATCTCGATTTACGGCACCGGTCGCAGCGCCAATGCGGCAGGCTACCGCGTCGGCGGCAAGACTGGCTCAGCGGAAAAAGCGCGCCGCGGCGGATATGCCCAGACCGCGCTGATCTCATCCTTCGCCGCTGCTTTTCCGATGGAGCGCCCGCGCTATGTCGTCGTCACCGTGCTGGATGAGCCGCGCGGCACGCTAGCAACTTCGGGTCAACGCACCGCTGCCTTTACAGCCGCGCCAATTGTCGGCGAGCTGATCCCGCGCATCGGACCGATGCTGGGCGTAAGGCCCGATGCAACGCGTGATGTCGATATTTCCGACCTGCGCAACCTGATCGAGGGTCGCCAATGAAGCTGGCGGGGCTGATCGAACGGGCGGGATTGCAGCCGGTGGACGGGGCGGATGTCACCGTGACCGGCTTTGCCATCGACCACCGTAAAGTCGCGCCCGGCACCGTCTTCGGCGCGTTTCGTGGTGAGCGTTTCAACGCGGAAGACTTCATCCCTGCCGCCATCGAAGCGGGTGCGGTCGCTATCGTGACGTCGGGTGACGCCGCGGTCGAAGGCGCGATCCACATCGCCAGCGAAGAGCCGCGCCGCACATTCGCGCAGCTGGCCGCGCAGTTCTTCACCCCCGTTCCTGCCACAGTGGTCGCGGTAACGGGGACCAACGGCAAGACCTCGACCGCAGAAATGACCCGCCAGATCTGGCGCATGTGCGGCGAGCGCGCGGCGAGTATCGGCACTCTGGGTGTGACCACGCCTGACGAGAGCGTCTCGACCGGGCTGACCACTCCCGACATCGTCACCTTCCTTGGCAATATGAGCGGTCTGGCGCGCGAAGGCGTGACCCATGTCGCCTACGAAGCCTCCAGCCACGGCCTCTCGCAGTTCCGCAATGAGGGTCTGCGCGTAAAGGCGGGGGCTTTCACCAATTTCAGCCAGGACCATCTCGACTATCATCAGACGATGGAGGCCTATTTCGAGGCCAAGATGCGTCTTTTTGACGAAGTGATCGAGCCCGATGGTCAGGCGATTATCTGGGATGGCGGTGAGGAAAGCGTATGGTCCTCCCGCGCCATTGAGCACGCTGCTTCCCGAAATCTAAGCGTGCTCACAGTGGGCGAGCGAGGCACGTTCCTCCGCCTCGCCGCCCGCGAGGCGACCCAGCTCGGGCAAATGCTCACTATCGAACATGAGGGCGACACGCGGAAAATCAAACTGCCGCTGATCGGTGCCTATCAAGCTGCGAATGCGCTGGTTTCGGCAGGTCTCGCGCTGGCGACGGGTGCGGATAAGGGGCTGGTTTTCGACGCGGTTTCGCGCTTGCAGCCGGTTCGCGGGCGGCTGGAGCGCGCAGTGATTACGCAGGCCGGCGCGCCGGTCTATGTCGACTACGCCCACACCGCCGATGCGCTTGAGGCCGCGATTGCGGCTTTGCGCGGGCATGTTGATGCGGGCAAAGGCGGGCGGTTGATCGCTGTGTTTGGCGCAGGCGGCGATCGCGATACGGGTAAGCGCGGTCCGATGGGCGCGGTGGCGGCAGCAGCCGCTGATATCGCCATCGTCACCGACGACAATCCGCGCGGTGAAGACCCCGCTGCCATCCGCGCTGCCGTGATCGAAGGGGCAGCGGGCGCAGACCATGTGCGCGCCATTGCCGGACGGCGCGAAGCCATCGCTGCCGCCATCGGTGAGGCGGGCGCACACGACATCATTCTTATCGCAGGCAAAGGCCACGAACAGGGCCAGATTATCGGGTCGGGAGAGACAATGCGAGTATTGCCATTCGACGATGTGCAGGTGGCGCGCGAGTGCGCTGCGGGAGGCGCTGCATGAGCCGCGCTCACGCTCTTTTGCGAGCATGGCCCGCTGATCGCCGCGACCTGCTGCCGCTCGCGCTATGGGATGCCGCCAGCATCGAAGCGGCGACCGGAGGCCGCGCGAGCCACGCCTTTCAGGCCTCGGGCGTCGAGATGGACAGCCGCGATGTGCGTCCCGGCGACCTCTTCGTTGCGCTCAAGGGCGAAGCGATGGACGGGCACAAGTTCATCGCCGCCGCCTTTGCCAAGGGAGCCGTCGCCGCGATCACCGATCGCCCGGTCGATTTCCCGCATGTGCTGGTCGAAGATACGACCAAAGCGCTGCACGACCTTGCCCATGCCGCGCGCGACCGCAGCCAGGCGGTGCGGATTGCGGTGACCGGCTCGGTTGGCAAGACGGGTGTGAAGGAAGCAATCTTCGCCAGCCTTAACCGCGCCAGCCGCGGCGCGGCGCATCGCAGTGTGCGCAGCTACAACAATCATGTTGGCGTGCCCTTGAGCCTTGCCCGCATGCCGGCCCGCGCGCGCTTTGGCGTGTTTGAGATGGGGATGAACCACACAGGCGAAATTGCGCCGCTGGCCGACCATGTGCGCCCGCAAGTCGCAGTTATCACCACCATCGCACCTGCCCACATCGAAAATCTCGGCAGCATGGAAGCGATTGCCGATGAGAAGGCGCAGATCTTCTCGGGCCTTGCCAAAGGCGGCACAGCGGTGATCCCGGCCGATAGCGAATATACCGACCGCATGGTCGAGCACGCCCGGAAACTCGGCGTCAAAGTCGTCACTTTCGGTCGCAGCGAAGGGGCCGATGTGCGCCTGCTCGACGCAATCCCTTGTGCCAGTGGCGGCTCGCTTGTTACCGCTGACCTTGGCGATGCGCGGCTTTGCTACACCATCGCAGAACCGGGTGAGCACTGGATTGCCAACTCGCTCGGCGTGATGGCGGCAGTGCGCGCGGCGGGCGGCGATCTGGCCAGTGCGGGCCTCGCGCTCGCGGAGATGGGCGGCCTCAAGGGACGCGGC
It encodes:
- a CDS encoding division/cell wall cluster transcriptional repressor MraZ, whose product is MPAAGAYNGQAYSPIGDKGRFVLPPAFRKEVKEASGGSKVLCLVAHERFDCLIGFGLSRIDKLNAQLDREEERAIRLQLNDFDRDVRAGQLFQFEQIPFDDSGRFVMPDHLKELGKVEDGLYFQGAGDFFFVWNPEELSQMDSAWKGAQATCKRLVAEAEAKAKSKGAKK
- a CDS encoding SDR family oxidoreductase; the encoded protein is MSGSGAQPRRHIFITGGASGIGRAVARYFGERNWFVTVADVNVQGMEDTLGLIGGGFKYSHQLDVRDRKAWDVALEAAATAAGGRIDVMFNNAGIGTGGALAELEVEEIDRCLDINLRGVLYGAQAVYPYLQKTAPGSALINTASAAGITGGTGMSVYSATKFAVRGIAESLDAEWAPEGIKVASICPSFIETPLLDGTGHRGSNEQIRDRVQDAGLEITPVEEVAETVWQAVHGEDVHYLVGKTAKRINFAKRWMPGRVRKQQRDSAGLLGGRG
- a CDS encoding DNA-3-methyladenine glycosylase 2 family protein, which produces MGLTAEIIRAEMDALASKDPRVGEQLARIGYPEPRLRDRGYKTLLRTIVGQQVSVAAAASMWNKFIAEVGEEFTPACVLERDFDTLRACGLSRQKQGYARSLCELVDSGDLDFDNLPADDEEAIEELTRIKGIGRWSAEIYLLFAEGRKDMWPAGDLAVQEGVKRLLDLAERPKEKECRELGERWSPHRGAMAIFTWHFYANPAL
- a CDS encoding penicillin-binding protein 2; this encodes MTAFALDAGLDPTFETDTGPALKRQPRPAVPAGCVQAVHMRYSLLVTARMRLLIIIAIFALVAGLAVMRIGYLGVVGAPKGQTTLEEALLPPRGEITDRNGTPLARTFPAYALWFNPRAMEDDGSPLVGEPVEVAARLKTIFPDLDVERTVRVLTSERGGYILRRVLPEDANRVFELGEVALELPREYDRHYPQGSLGAHILGYVMEGDNRQLVGHLGMEKVLDTQLSDPLTRAEPVALSIDLRVQGALEDELGRGMLATQAKGAAGIVIDVDTGEIMAMASLPAFDPNLSSAQHSPNIYNRATNATYELGSTFKPLTIAAAIDAGVVRDLSAQWDATPIEIAGRRLAEPKDLGQSINVAEALAYSSNTVTMRIADELGEARLRQVMIDLGMKAPPQIELGARGMPQWAQERPNGTWSRLTNMTVSYGHGIAVTPLHLASAYAAMVNGGIYRPATLRRVEPGAAPRGTRVFKASTSSRMRQLMRMISIYGTGRSANAAGYRVGGKTGSAEKARRGGYAQTALISSFAAAFPMERPRYVVVTVLDEPRGTLATSGQRTAAFTAAPIVGELIPRIGPMLGVRPDATRDVDISDLRNLIEGRQ
- the rsmH gene encoding 16S rRNA (cytosine(1402)-N(4))-methyltransferase RsmH, translating into MIAPHIPVLLDEVVAAIGPKSGMAIIDATFGAGGYSRALLERGARIYGFDRDPNAIRDGAGLVTEFEGRLSLHAERFSAMREEMARIGVPQVDAVVMDIGVSSMQLDQGERGFAFSNDGPLDMRMSQEGESAADFLNSADEAAIADVLYHYGEERQSRRVARAIVAARPLETTGDLARVVRRALGHKPHDKKDPATRSFQAVRIHVNDELGELRAGLNAAEMLLREGGVLAVVSFHSLEDRIVKRFLKEASGAGRAVSRHLPGEVPGPAPTFTKVSKAIRPSDAEIDRNPRSRSSILRHAIRTSAPAHERELS
- a CDS encoding cysteine synthase A, producing MNITQPFGDTLALIGNTPLVRLAGPSDAAGCDIWGKCEFANPGSSVKDRAALYMIRDAEARGELKAGGTVIEGTAGNTGIGIALVANALGYKTIIVMPDNQSQEKMDTLRALGAQLELVPPTKYADPCHFQHVSRRMAEETEGAVWAGQFDNTANRRAHIEGTAKELWEQMGGKVDGFTCAAGTGGTIAGVGMGLKEKNPDVRIALTDPHGAALYNYYAHGELKGEGSSVAEGIGQGRITANLEGAPIDTQFRISDKEGLVWVEKLLREEGLCLGLSSGINVAGAIALGKQLVAEGHENAQVATILCDTGFRYLSTLFNAEWLASKNLPVFGWLVQSD
- a CDS encoding 2Fe-2S iron-sulfur cluster-binding protein, with protein sequence MPKLVVTNREGETSEIEVEDGLTVMEAIRDNGFDELLALCGGCCSCATCHVFVEAGDKTLPEMSEDEDDLLESSDHRGEGSRLSCQIPLTAELDGLKVTIAPED
- a CDS encoding S9 family peptidase, which translates into the protein MTAHNTALDTIPLIPRDDLFGNPSRAQGKISPDGKWLSWLAPHDDVMNIWVAPLAVPDDAKPVTHSTDRPIREHFWTPDASGVGYIQDKGGDENFLLYRIDIASGEEVCLTPFENTRVQIVGSSETNKREVLVGLNNRDPQWHDVHLLDLASGALTLVYENNAYAGFMADDTLTLRMAMAQNEDGGTDYYRVTDNVVEDEPFESTAMEDAMTTSPAGYTVDGSVLYWLDSRGRDTAALYAQDTESGERTLIAENAKADIGSTMRHHQTGEVQAYSATYLKTEWTAIDPEIGASLDWLGAQFDGEYGVMSRTDADDLWIVWNDPGTAPIAAHIYDRKAQTLSPFYVTRPELADAPLQPMECVEITSRDGLTLPSYLTRAAGSEEGVPGPMVLLVHGGPWARDSYGYNPVHQMLANRGLTVLSVNYRGSTGFGKGFINASNHQWGLAMHDDLIDAVNWAVAQGIADKDKVAIMGGSYGGYATLAGLAFTPEVFACGVDIVGPSNLETLLETIPPYWAPMVKIFHERMGNPNTEEGLAMLKAASPLYKADQIIKPLLIGQGANDPRVKQSESDQIVGAMKSANIPVTYVLYPDEGHGFARPVNSISFFAITENFLAECLNSRAESIGDVVSASTAEIVEGEAHVKGLAA